The following nucleotide sequence is from Candidatus Deferrimicrobium sp..
GGTGGTCGAGGTCAAATCCCGCAGGGTCGGCGGCGCCACCTACCAGGTGCCGGTGGAGATCCGCCCGGAGCGACGCCTCTCCCTCTCCATCCGCTGGCTCGTCAGCTACGCGCGGGAACGGGCGGAGAAGACGATGGTGCAGCGGCTTTCGGCCGAACTGCTGGATGCCTTCAACAGCCGGGGAAACACGTTCAAGAAGAAGGAAGACACCCACAAGATGGCCGAGGCCAACAAGGCGTTCGCGCACTATCGCTGGTAATCCGGCGACGCCGGGGAAGGAAAGGATCGGTTCGTGTCCAGGTTAACGCCGCTCGACAAAACCCGGAACATCGGGATCATGGCGCACATCGACGCCGGGAAGACCACCACCACGGAGAGGGTCCTGTACTACACAGGCGTCTCCCACAAGATGGGGGAGGTCCACGACGGCACCGCCACCATGGACTGGATGGAACAGGAGCAGGAGCGCGGCATCACGATCACCTCGGCGGCGACGACCTGCTACTGGAAGGGACACCGGATCAACATCATCGACACCCCGGGACACGTCGACTTCACCATCGAAGTGGAACGCTCCCTCAGGGTCCTCGACGGCGCGGTCGCGGTTTTCTGCGCCGTCGGCGGCGTGGAGCCGCAGTCGGAGACCGTGTGGCGCCAGGCGGACAAGTACCGGGTCCCCCGTCTCGCCATGGTCAACAAGATGGACCGCACGGGAGCGGATTTCGACCGCGTGGTGCGGATGATGAAGGAACGGCTCGCCGCGAACCCGGTCCCGATCCAGCTTCCGCTCGGCAAGGAGGATTCCTTCCGCGGCGTCATCGACCTCGTGCGGAACAGGGCGATCGTATGGGAAGAGGACACCCTGGGGGCGAAGTTCCACGAGGAGCCGATTCCCCCCGAGATGGCGGGAGCGGTATCCGTCGGGCGGGAGCGCCTCCTCGAAGCCGTGGCGGACGTGGACGACACCCTTCTCGAAAAATACCTGCTCGGCGAAGAGATCGTGGTGGAAGAGCTCGTGAACGCCATCCGGCAGGCCACCATCGGGAACCGCATCACCCCGGTCGTCTGCGGCACCGCGTTCCGCAACAAGGGCGTCCAGCCGATGCTCGACGCGGTGGTGGAGTACCTGCCGTCCCCCCTGGATATCCCGCCGGTCGTCGGAATCGACCCGCACGGCGGAGGCGAGGCGGTTCGAAAGGCCTCCGACGAGGAACCGTTCGCGGCGCTCGCCTTCAAGATCATGAACGATCCGTTCGTCGGACACCTCACCTTCATCCGCGTCTACTCGGGAGTGCTCAACTCCGGCGATTACGTCTACAATTCCGTCCGCCTGAAAAAGGAGCGGATCGGACGCCTCCTCAAGATGCAC
It contains:
- the rpsG gene encoding 30S ribosomal protein S7, coding for MSKRVVSPDPVYGDVLVAKMIHAVMLQGKARVAENVVYGSMDVLKEKTKEDPVAVLKKAIENVKPVVEVKSRRVGGATYQVPVEIRPERRLSLSIRWLVSYARERAEKTMVQRLSAELLDAFNSRGNTFKKKEDTHKMAEANKAFAHYRW
- the fusA gene encoding elongation factor G, with the protein product MSRLTPLDKTRNIGIMAHIDAGKTTTTERVLYYTGVSHKMGEVHDGTATMDWMEQEQERGITITSAATTCYWKGHRINIIDTPGHVDFTIEVERSLRVLDGAVAVFCAVGGVEPQSETVWRQADKYRVPRLAMVNKMDRTGADFDRVVRMMKERLAANPVPIQLPLGKEDSFRGVIDLVRNRAIVWEEDTLGAKFHEEPIPPEMAGAVSVGRERLLEAVADVDDTLLEKYLLGEEIVVEELVNAIRQATIGNRITPVVCGTAFRNKGVQPMLDAVVEYLPSPLDIPPVVGIDPHGGGEAVRKASDEEPFAALAFKIMNDPFVGHLTFIRVYSGVLNSGDYVYNSVRLKKERIGRLLKMHANKREEIKTIYSGEIAAVVGLKTAYTGDTLCDQDHEIILESITAPAPVISIAIEPKTKADQEKLGFSLQKLMMEDPSFQVRNDEETGQTLISGMGELHLEIIVDRLMREFKVEANVGRPQVAYRETITRPAKQEGRYIRQTGGRGQYGHVWITVEPGEKGKGFEFVNKIVGGSIPREYIPAVEKGIIEASEGGVIAGYPVVDVKVSLIEGSYHEVDSSEMAFKIAGSMAFKAACQNAGPILLEPVMSVEVVSPEDFMGDVIGDLSSRRGRIQGIEARGNTQVIGAHVPLAQMFGYATDLRSKTQGRATYTMQFDHYEAAPQSVSEEVIAKVKGA